From Bradyrhizobium sp. AZCC 1610:
CCGGGGGAAGCGGCACGGCGGATTTCGATCGCACGAGATCCTGAGGGCTGCGTGTGTTCGACCATCACGACGGCGTCTGCCCCGCGCGGCACCGGACCGCCGGTCGCGATCGGCGTGGCTGTTCCCGACAATACCGGCCGCGTCGGCGCGGTGCCGCAGGCGATCACCTCGTCGTTCAACATCACGCGGACCGGCGAAGCCTCGCCGGTAGCAGCGAGATCGGCGGAACGCACCGCAAAGCCATCGACATTGGAACGATCGAACGGCGGCACGTCGATCGGCGCCACCACGTCCTCGGCGAGCGCGCAGCCAAGTGCGTCGGCGAGCGGACGCCTTTCGCTCGCGATCGCGCGCGGGAACAAGGCGGCTTCGAAACGCGTCAGCGCATCCTCGCGCGACAGGATCGTCAGGAACTGGTCCTGCTCGTTATTGTCGCGATCTCTGGGCGAGGGCGTATTGGTCATTCCCGAACTCATATCAGTCCCGCAACATATAGGCATCGACCGGCGCGCTGGCCGCAAAGCCTTCCGAGCCGCCTGATACCGCGAGCCAGGCTTCGGCGCGGGCGATCGCGCCGAGCGACAATTCACCCACCGCCAGCGTGGTCCACGTATCCTGCTTGCGCTCCAGCAGCACGATTTCGGCGATACCGACGTGAGATGCAATCTTGCGCGCCAGCGGCAAATTGACCGTCTTGCGCTGGCGGCGGCCGGAGAGGCGATCGACCGCGGGAAGCGCCAGCGTCCACCATGCCGCAAGCGCGTGATCCGGCGCGCCCGGCAACACCACGACGGGCGTGTTACTGAGGCGCCCGACGGCCGAGGTGCGGCCGGGTTGCAGGGCAATGCCGTGGGCGAGAACTTTGCCGCGCGCAGCCAATGCCGTCACCGCCGCGTCGGTGCGCCCGACGCCGGAGCCGCCGACAATCAAGAGCAGATCGCACGCGCCGTCATCGAGTGCCGCCGCAATCGATCCGGCATCGCGGCCCGCGGCGGTGAAGGAGACGGTTTCGGCGCCCGTGGCTTGCGCGCTCTCCGCGATCAGATCCGCCGTCACGCTGCCACCCGGTACATTGACGATGCCCAACCGCGGACGCCGGACGTTCAACCGCTCTACTCCCGCAGTGCGCGCCATCAGGAGATCGCGCGGCAGCACGCGCCGCCCGGCCTCCACGAGGAGACAACCGGCTGCGATA
This genomic window contains:
- a CDS encoding molybdopterin-binding protein gives rise to the protein MTSPQRLPISLTPLDVALDALLNGLEPVAPVGVTLQEALRCIAAGMPPLPACPPRDTAVADGYAFCARDLVGASSYSPLALSAPPVWVEAGEAIPEACDCVLDSDSVDLSGPLPQVLAEAIPGQGVRRAGGDIAAGCLLVEAGRRVLPRDLLMARTAGVERLNVRRPRLGIVNVPGGSVTADLIAESAQATGAETVSFTAAGRDAGSIAAALDDGACDLLLIVGGSGVGRTDAAVTALAARGKVLAHGIALQPGRTSAVGRLSNTPVVVLPGAPDHALAAWWTLALPAVDRLSGRRQRKTVNLPLARKIASHVGIAEIVLLERKQDTWTTLAVGELSLGAIARAEAWLAVSGGSEGFAASAPVDAYMLRD